The Desulfovibrio legallii genomic interval TTTGCCGTGCCCGCGCACGGCTGGCCGGGAAAAGCGCCCACGTCCGCCGCCCGCAGCTTTGCCGGTTTTCGCATGTACGTGGACAGCCTTGAGGCCGTCATTCCCATACGCGACGCCCTCAAACGCCGGGGTATAGACGCCTATACCTGCGCCCGCGAAGTGGAGGCCATTCTGGATCTCAAGCAGGCGCTGACCCTCACCGCCCTGCTTGTAGGCGGCGTTACGCTGGCAGGCATGGCCTTTTCTCTGGCCAGTCTCGCTGTGGCCAATGTGCGCCGCAAGGCCCTTTTTTTTGCCCAGGGCGCGCTTATGGGGCTCAGCCGCCGTGAGCTGCTGGCCCTGCCCTTGCTGCAGATGACCTTTACCGCGCTGCTGGCGGCTTCCTGCTCTCTGCTTTTCTACGCGGCCGCCGCCGCGCTTCTGGATCTGGCCGCCGCCCCCTGGCTGGAATCCGGAGAAAGCGCCTGTGCCCTGCCTGGGGCGCAGGTGTTGCCGCTCTACGCCGGTTCCCTTCTCCTGGCCTGCCTCTGCGGCGGAGTTGCCTGCCGCCAATTGCTCACGCTGCAGCCTGCGGAGGTCTTGCGCCGTGACGCCTGATGCCGCCCGTTCCGCCCCCCTGGCCGTTCTGCTGGCTGCCCTGGGCCTGCTTCTTGCCCTGCCCCGGACGGGCCTGACCCTGCAGCTGACCGGTAAAAGCGATTTGCCCAGCCTGGAACGGATTTCCAACCCCAGGCCGGCGCCCGGCGACATCGCGTTGCCCATGCCCGGTGGGCTGACCATGACGCTGCGCCCTGTATGCGTGCCCGCAGCTGGTTATCTGGATGACGTGCAACAGCCTTTTGGCATCACGGCGCAGACCGACGCGCCCGCAACGCCCGACGCGGCCTGGGCAGAACGGCGCTACACGGCCTCCGTCAACGCGCCCTTTGAGCTGGCCGACATCCCCGCCAGCTGGGGTAATACGCTGTCGGAATGGCTCCAGGCGGACCCGGCCAGCGCCGCTTCGGCCCAAAACGGCCTGCGGGCCTTCCTGTATTTTATTGGCAAATATGAGGTCACCAGGGGGCAGTGGCGGGCCGTTATGGAACAGGACGCGCCCTTTGCCGTCCAGGCGGGCGACGACAGGCCCGTAACGGATATTTCCTGGTTTGAGGCCCAGGATTTTTCCCGGCGCTACTCCGAATGGCTTATGAAAAACCATCCGGAATTTCTGCCTTTTTTTGCGCAGGAAAAGCGCTCTTCCTACGTGCGCCTCCCCACGGAGGCGGAATGGGAATACGCCGCCCGGGGCGGGCACCGGGTCAGCCCGGCGGAGCGGGAACGCACCCGGCTGTACCCCGTGCCCCAAGGCACCGCCATGGGCGAATACATTATTGCCGCCCAGTACGACCCTACCCTTACGGGCCTTGCCCCCATTGGCTCACGCAAGCCCAACCCTCTGGTACTTTACGATATGCTGGGGAACAGCGCAGAAATGGTCCAAACCCCCTTTCATCTGGTGGCGGCAGGCCGCCTGATGGGCAACCAGGGAGGCTTT includes:
- a CDS encoding formylglycine-generating enzyme family protein; protein product: MTPDAARSAPLAVLLAALGLLLALPRTGLTLQLTGKSDLPSLERISNPRPAPGDIALPMPGGLTMTLRPVCVPAAGYLDDVQQPFGITAQTDAPATPDAAWAERRYTASVNAPFELADIPASWGNTLSEWLQADPASAASAQNGLRAFLYFIGKYEVTRGQWRAVMEQDAPFAVQAGDDRPVTDISWFEAQDFSRRYSEWLMKNHPEFLPFFAQEKRSSYVRLPTEAEWEYAARGGHRVSPAERERTRLYPVPQGTAMGEYIIAAQYDPTLTGLAPIGSRKPNPLVLYDMLGNSAEMVQTPFHLVAAGRLMGNQGGFVIKGGSWRAFSENSLHPGRRIEASYYIDGRAQRRDDLGFRISLGTILTPRDRLAALRAEWEKRRAPHAAQATQRQDVRVIIREVYREVENPALRRRLAEAEQVAALYHEQVNANEERMMHEMLLGATFSLETIANYAARCYQLIKLMDAYESLSPHKKQAQAAEMNNMRQQVTGFVFGIQGALFYYKNMLAASGGMNLPRLLQQLEALRIQFAHEDGFSKNMGRRLTVLQKHIHAGQDDSLQRSDRQTLQDILPAWLLDRLLPYLNT